In one window of Clavelina lepadiformis chromosome 4, kaClaLepa1.1, whole genome shotgun sequence DNA:
- the LOC143453357 gene encoding uncharacterized protein LOC143453357 isoform X2, with protein sequence MGNIISPCCKVSPLNNVAVSPETHQIKFYKSKEILCITDDDEGYLGAGSCGKVRLGFHEKFGAVARKCIEMQAGRLKRYFFEKKIKQEIGHLQKANHENIVRVYGWTHWPGAVAIIMEYLPAGNLKAILMDENVVLGPLLRARFGEEIANGLAFIHNVFDNKRLLHGDIKPENILMTEDLHCKIGDFGIAQLSNYTGSTASADDVDSEFNLQTVLYAAPERLQDSSTKLTPKYDTYSYGMTLYIILAREIPIDTGTPVQTIIDMIIEGKRPGLHSIENHIKKLETDGQSDDAAIIRFLKDEMNLCLHQDPSNRPTMTEVRDRLGSQLQNRDLSVLQKQVDDALEDLSFKYASFDEEKCVSIDQFLPPTFQFNAWIASFGNNISALSVLKFFIEGNVVGASHTSLPDEDKGEEVEEEPQPDETNREESDEDTNQDRSLIEDGLRYLRTCGLLEDNWKPDVAERAKKIFKKFARNFSSYFIEEFRKEAEGYKLLCDNFVPLFAQYFKLLTDDGNGYPRDSVPKLKLLKSVKLAIWNITDYSLEFCIESGKQGLLTLIVAHLQHVQSLLGLASEEKLYAEESCVNILHNCARKPECLEYVKNTNVVGMMSSYKNELFKKATIQLDSSRVEFLTYCAFLMAYVLDESEVQLLKIHETLISYIVTSLKEALQQNDHICSGGGSLEELCSGLAQLARSRDISSDILKTSKSMKFIVSTLESENASEREAGLHLLHNLCLSKQNKKKLKQQKHFIDCLDKMRTSEPIETLMKLADEIHQKFSS encoded by the exons ATCAAGTTTTATAAAAGCAAAGAGATTCTTTGCATTACTGATGACGATGAAGGATACCTTGGAGCAGGATCATGCGGAAAGGTTCGTCTCGGATTCCATGAAAAGTTTGGAGCAGTTGCTAGAAAGTGTATTGAAATGCAAGCTGGGAGGCTAAAAcgatatttttttgaaaaaaa GATAAAACAGGAAATTGGACATCTTCAGAAAGCCAACCACGAAAACATAGTTCGTGTTTACGGTTGGACACACTGGCCTGGTGCAGTTGCAATTATCATGGAATATCTTCCTGCTGGTAATCTGAAAGCAATTCTTATGGATGAAAACGTTGTCTTAGGTCCTCTACTTAGAGCGAGATTTGGTGAAGAGATTGCCAACGGACTTGCTTTCATCCATAATGTCTTTGATAACAAACGACTGTTGCATGGAGATATAAAACCAGAAAACATTCTCATGACCGAGGATTTACACTGCAAGATTGGAGACTTTGGAATTGCACAGTTGTCCAATTATACTGGATCTACGGCATCAGCTGATGATGTGGATTCCGAGTTTAACCTGCAAACTGTTCTGTACGCTGCTCCTGAACGCCTGCAAGATAGCAGCACGAAGCTCACTCCCAAGTACGACACCTACAGTTATGGAATGACTTTGTACATAATCTTAGCGAGGGAAATTCCGATTGATACTGGAACACCAGTGCAAACTATAATTGATATGATCATTGAGGGCAAACGACCAGGTCTCCATAGTATTGAAAACCACATAAAAAAGCTGGAAACGGACGGACAAAGCGATGATGCAGCAATCATTCGATTTCTGAAAGATGAAATGAATCTGTGTTTGCACCAAGATCCTTCTAATCGACCAACCATGACAGAAGTTAGGGACCGCCTGGGGAGTCAGCTACAAAATCGTGATCTTAGCGTTTTGCAAAAGCAAGTTGATGATGCTTTGGAGGATCTAAGTTTTAAATATGCGTCTTTTGACGAAGAGAAATGTGTTTCTATTGATCAATTTCTTCCACCAACTTTTCAATTTAATG CGTGGATTGCAAGTTTTGGCAATAATATTTCTGCTCTATCAGTcctcaaattttttattgaag GAAATGTTGTCGGCGCATCTCATACCAGCTTACCCGATGAGGACAAGGGTGAAGAAGTTGaagaag aACCTCAACCTGATGAGACAAATCGAGAAGAATCTGATGAAGATACTAATCAAG ACAGATCACTTATTGAAGATGGTCTTCGATATTTGAGAACCTGTGGCTTGTTGGAGGACAACTGGAAACCAGATGTTGCAGAAAGGGctaaaaaaatctttaaaaaatttgctcgtAACTTTTCTTCATATTTCATTGag GAATTCCGGAAAGAAGCCGAAGGCTATAAATTGTTATGTGATAATTTTGTCCCATTGTTTGCTCAGTATTTCAAGCTGTTAACCGATGATGGTAACGGTTATCCGAGAGACAG CGTGCCAAAGCTTAAACTTTTGAAGAGTGTTAAATTAGCAATATGGAACATCACTGATTACAGCCTAGAATTTTGCATCGAGTCGGGAAAGCAAGGGTTGCTTACGTTGATAGTGGCCCATTTACAACATGTCCAGAGTTTACTTGGTCTTGCAAGCGAG GAAAAATTGTACGCTGAAGAAAGTTGTGTCAACATTCTCCACAATTGTGCCAGAAAACCAGAGTGTCTGGAGTATgtgaaaaacacaaatgttGTTGGAATGATGTCTTCatacaaaaatgaattgttcaaaaaagcaacaatTCAACTC GATTCAAGCAGAGTGGAATTCTTAACCTACTGTGCGTTTTTAATGGCCTACGTTTTAGATGAGTCTGAAGTACAGTTGCTGAAAATTCATGAAACCCTGATCAGTTATATCGTGACG TCTTTAAAGGAAGCTTTGCAACAAAATGATCATATCTGCTCCGGCGGAGGTTCACTGGAAGAATTGTGTAGTGGTTTGGCTCAACTTGCCCGCTCACGGGACATTTCCTCCGACATTCTTAAAACTTCTAAATCCATGAAATTCATCGTTTCTACTTTAGAATCAG AGAATGCTTCAGAAAGAGAAGCTGGTTTGCACCTTCTCCATAATCTATGTctgtcaaaacaaaacaagaaaaaacttaaacagcaaaaacattttattgattgtttAGACAAAATGCGAACCAGCGAACCGATTGA aacTTTGATGAAATTGGCAGATGAGATTCATCAAAAGTTCTCTTCCTGA
- the LOC143453357 gene encoding uncharacterized protein LOC143453357 isoform X1 → MGNIISPCCKVSPLNNVAVSPETHQIKFYKSKEILCITDDDEGYLGAGSCGKVRLGFHEKFGAVARKCIEMQAGRLKRYFFEKKIKQEIGHLQKANHENIVRVYGWTHWPGAVAIIMEYLPAGNLKAILMDENVVLGPLLRARFGEEIANGLAFIHNVFDNKRLLHGDIKPENILMTEDLHCKIGDFGIAQLSNYTGSTASADDVDSEFNLQTVLYAAPERLQDSSTKLTPKYDTYSYGMTLYIILAREIPIDTGTPVQTIIDMIIEGKRPGLHSIENHIKKLETDGQSDDAAIIRFLKDEMNLCLHQDPSNRPTMTEVRDRLGSQLQNRDLSVLQKQVDDALEDLSFKYASFDEEKCVSIDQFLPPTFQFNAWIASFGNNISALSVLKFFIEGNVVGASHTSLPDEDKGEEVEEEPQPDETNREESDEDTNQVDRSLIEDGLRYLRTCGLLEDNWKPDVAERAKKIFKKFARNFSSYFIEEFRKEAEGYKLLCDNFVPLFAQYFKLLTDDGNGYPRDSVPKLKLLKSVKLAIWNITDYSLEFCIESGKQGLLTLIVAHLQHVQSLLGLASEEKLYAEESCVNILHNCARKPECLEYVKNTNVVGMMSSYKNELFKKATIQLDSSRVEFLTYCAFLMAYVLDESEVQLLKIHETLISYIVTSLKEALQQNDHICSGGGSLEELCSGLAQLARSRDISSDILKTSKSMKFIVSTLESENASEREAGLHLLHNLCLSKQNKKKLKQQKHFIDCLDKMRTSEPIETLMKLADEIHQKFSS, encoded by the exons ATCAAGTTTTATAAAAGCAAAGAGATTCTTTGCATTACTGATGACGATGAAGGATACCTTGGAGCAGGATCATGCGGAAAGGTTCGTCTCGGATTCCATGAAAAGTTTGGAGCAGTTGCTAGAAAGTGTATTGAAATGCAAGCTGGGAGGCTAAAAcgatatttttttgaaaaaaa GATAAAACAGGAAATTGGACATCTTCAGAAAGCCAACCACGAAAACATAGTTCGTGTTTACGGTTGGACACACTGGCCTGGTGCAGTTGCAATTATCATGGAATATCTTCCTGCTGGTAATCTGAAAGCAATTCTTATGGATGAAAACGTTGTCTTAGGTCCTCTACTTAGAGCGAGATTTGGTGAAGAGATTGCCAACGGACTTGCTTTCATCCATAATGTCTTTGATAACAAACGACTGTTGCATGGAGATATAAAACCAGAAAACATTCTCATGACCGAGGATTTACACTGCAAGATTGGAGACTTTGGAATTGCACAGTTGTCCAATTATACTGGATCTACGGCATCAGCTGATGATGTGGATTCCGAGTTTAACCTGCAAACTGTTCTGTACGCTGCTCCTGAACGCCTGCAAGATAGCAGCACGAAGCTCACTCCCAAGTACGACACCTACAGTTATGGAATGACTTTGTACATAATCTTAGCGAGGGAAATTCCGATTGATACTGGAACACCAGTGCAAACTATAATTGATATGATCATTGAGGGCAAACGACCAGGTCTCCATAGTATTGAAAACCACATAAAAAAGCTGGAAACGGACGGACAAAGCGATGATGCAGCAATCATTCGATTTCTGAAAGATGAAATGAATCTGTGTTTGCACCAAGATCCTTCTAATCGACCAACCATGACAGAAGTTAGGGACCGCCTGGGGAGTCAGCTACAAAATCGTGATCTTAGCGTTTTGCAAAAGCAAGTTGATGATGCTTTGGAGGATCTAAGTTTTAAATATGCGTCTTTTGACGAAGAGAAATGTGTTTCTATTGATCAATTTCTTCCACCAACTTTTCAATTTAATG CGTGGATTGCAAGTTTTGGCAATAATATTTCTGCTCTATCAGTcctcaaattttttattgaag GAAATGTTGTCGGCGCATCTCATACCAGCTTACCCGATGAGGACAAGGGTGAAGAAGTTGaagaag aACCTCAACCTGATGAGACAAATCGAGAAGAATCTGATGAAGATACTAATCAAG taGACAGATCACTTATTGAAGATGGTCTTCGATATTTGAGAACCTGTGGCTTGTTGGAGGACAACTGGAAACCAGATGTTGCAGAAAGGGctaaaaaaatctttaaaaaatttgctcgtAACTTTTCTTCATATTTCATTGag GAATTCCGGAAAGAAGCCGAAGGCTATAAATTGTTATGTGATAATTTTGTCCCATTGTTTGCTCAGTATTTCAAGCTGTTAACCGATGATGGTAACGGTTATCCGAGAGACAG CGTGCCAAAGCTTAAACTTTTGAAGAGTGTTAAATTAGCAATATGGAACATCACTGATTACAGCCTAGAATTTTGCATCGAGTCGGGAAAGCAAGGGTTGCTTACGTTGATAGTGGCCCATTTACAACATGTCCAGAGTTTACTTGGTCTTGCAAGCGAG GAAAAATTGTACGCTGAAGAAAGTTGTGTCAACATTCTCCACAATTGTGCCAGAAAACCAGAGTGTCTGGAGTATgtgaaaaacacaaatgttGTTGGAATGATGTCTTCatacaaaaatgaattgttcaaaaaagcaacaatTCAACTC GATTCAAGCAGAGTGGAATTCTTAACCTACTGTGCGTTTTTAATGGCCTACGTTTTAGATGAGTCTGAAGTACAGTTGCTGAAAATTCATGAAACCCTGATCAGTTATATCGTGACG TCTTTAAAGGAAGCTTTGCAACAAAATGATCATATCTGCTCCGGCGGAGGTTCACTGGAAGAATTGTGTAGTGGTTTGGCTCAACTTGCCCGCTCACGGGACATTTCCTCCGACATTCTTAAAACTTCTAAATCCATGAAATTCATCGTTTCTACTTTAGAATCAG AGAATGCTTCAGAAAGAGAAGCTGGTTTGCACCTTCTCCATAATCTATGTctgtcaaaacaaaacaagaaaaaacttaaacagcaaaaacattttattgattgtttAGACAAAATGCGAACCAGCGAACCGATTGA aacTTTGATGAAATTGGCAGATGAGATTCATCAAAAGTTCTCTTCCTGA